The Propionibacterium freudenreichii subsp. freudenreichii genome contains a region encoding:
- a CDS encoding Gfo/Idh/MocA family protein: MTVRIGLIGAGGMGRAHVERIQNELAGGEVVAVADVNPDAAGYAESIGARYFPTGPELIADPGVDAVIIATLGKVHAPDVIAAIRAGKPVLCEKPLATTAQDCLDILAAEQEAGRKLVTVGFMRRFDKGYNEMRAQLTEGQHGYATMVHCRHRNPSVPGTLYTTRNMIDDTAIHEIDICRFLLDEEITTVRVDTPRRSSNAPQGLQDPLVLVANTASGVRIDDEINVNIKFGYAIECELVMESGTVRLADQDHTILRDIEGDRHAICRSHIDRFHDAFNAEVQQWIRAVERGEHAGSTSWDGYAATCVVDAAIESLEHQGREVAVQMIDQPAFYAG, encoded by the coding sequence ATGACTGTACGAATTGGACTCATTGGCGCCGGCGGCATGGGCCGCGCCCATGTCGAGCGCATCCAGAACGAGCTGGCAGGCGGCGAGGTGGTCGCCGTGGCCGACGTCAACCCCGACGCCGCCGGCTATGCCGAGAGCATCGGCGCCCGCTACTTCCCCACCGGGCCGGAACTGATCGCCGACCCGGGCGTGGACGCCGTGATCATCGCCACCCTCGGCAAGGTGCACGCCCCCGACGTCATCGCGGCCATCAGGGCCGGCAAGCCGGTGCTGTGTGAGAAGCCGCTGGCCACCACCGCCCAGGACTGCTTGGACATCCTGGCCGCCGAGCAGGAGGCCGGACGCAAGCTGGTGACCGTCGGCTTCATGCGTCGCTTCGACAAGGGCTACAACGAGATGCGCGCCCAGCTCACCGAGGGCCAGCACGGCTACGCCACCATGGTGCACTGCCGCCACCGCAATCCCTCGGTGCCGGGAACCCTGTACACCACCCGCAACATGATCGATGACACCGCGATCCACGAGATCGACATCTGCCGCTTCCTACTCGACGAGGAGATCACCACGGTGCGCGTCGACACGCCGCGGCGCAGCTCGAACGCACCGCAGGGCCTGCAGGATCCGCTGGTGCTGGTGGCCAACACCGCGTCGGGCGTGCGCATCGACGACGAGATCAATGTGAACATCAAGTTCGGCTATGCCATCGAGTGCGAGCTGGTGATGGAGTCGGGCACCGTGCGGCTGGCCGACCAGGACCACACCATCCTGCGCGACATCGAGGGCGACCGCCATGCGATCTGCCGCAGCCACATCGACCGCTTCCATGACGCGTTCAACGCCGAGGTGCAGCAGTGGATCCGCGCCGTGGAGCGTGGCGAGCACGCCGGCTCAACCTCCTGGGACGGCTATGCGGCCACCTGCGTGGTGGACGCCGCCATCGAATCGTTGGAGCACCAGGGCCGCGAAGTGGCCGTGCAGATGATCGATCAGCCCGCCTTCTACGCCGGCTGA
- a CDS encoding sugar phosphate isomerase/epimerase family protein gives MTQTTTPATQKARNTNDPKYSKLAIGVCPDQWGVWFPDDPKQMAPRQAMQEMAEAGFVILETGPYGYFPTDPKELKSWTDEFGLKVVAGTGWGILHKAEAWAETERHFRQIAETHAAVGAEYIVHLPPLYRDDKTWEFTDDRVLSPEAWHLYVDNANKLGQIMLDDYGLKMVLHPHGDSHIETPDEIARIFDATDPRYVNLCLDSGHVVYGGGDPVELVHKYPERITYVHIKAFDPKITKEAHDKDWPFGEAVTKGASVRPPAGLPEMHAFIDALAELDKDIYCICEQDCYPCPPDFPKPNAIKMRDYLAECGLGLK, from the coding sequence ATGACCCAGACAACGACCCCGGCCACCCAGAAGGCCCGCAACACCAACGACCCCAAGTACTCCAAGCTGGCCATCGGCGTGTGTCCCGACCAGTGGGGCGTGTGGTTCCCCGACGACCCCAAGCAGATGGCCCCGCGCCAGGCGATGCAGGAGATGGCCGAGGCAGGCTTCGTGATCCTCGAGACCGGCCCCTACGGCTATTTCCCCACCGACCCGAAGGAGCTGAAGTCGTGGACTGACGAGTTCGGGCTCAAGGTGGTGGCCGGCACCGGCTGGGGCATCCTGCACAAGGCCGAGGCCTGGGCCGAGACCGAACGCCACTTCCGCCAGATCGCCGAGACCCACGCCGCCGTCGGCGCCGAGTACATCGTGCACCTGCCGCCGCTCTACCGCGACGACAAGACCTGGGAGTTCACCGACGACCGCGTGCTCAGCCCCGAGGCATGGCACCTGTACGTCGACAACGCCAACAAGCTCGGCCAGATCATGCTCGACGACTACGGCCTCAAGATGGTGCTGCACCCCCACGGCGACTCGCACATCGAGACCCCCGACGAGATCGCCCGCATCTTCGACGCCACCGACCCGCGCTATGTGAACCTGTGCCTCGACTCGGGACACGTCGTCTACGGCGGCGGCGACCCGGTGGAGCTGGTGCACAAGTACCCCGAGCGCATCACCTATGTGCACATCAAGGCCTTCGATCCGAAGATCACCAAGGAGGCCCACGACAAGGACTGGCCCTTCGGCGAGGCCGTCACCAAGGGCGCCTCGGTGCGTCCGCCGGCCGGACTGCCCGAGATGCACGCCTTCATCGACGCGCTGGCCGAGCTCGACAAGGACATCTACTGCATCTGCGAGCAGGACTGCTACCCCTGCCCGCCCGATTTCCCCAAGCCCAACGCCATCAAGATGCGCGACTACCTGGCCGAGTGCGGCCTGGGCCTGAAGTGA
- a CDS encoding LacI family DNA-binding transcriptional regulator, with amino-acid sequence MAGGSRPTQADVARLAGVSRQTVSLVVLDDPRVSPRSRAAVTSAMAQLNYRPNVAARALVSHHTGFLGIVFSDLANPFHAELAEALRAAADRLGFVPFISPVGQSADEEKVAINRFTEMAVDGLILVSPLSDNTTLEALGAQVPTVIVTRNSGPANVDLVHADDRASAAQVTQHLLAAGYDPVVFLGYERRIEGDSSLARIDGYRAAMRRAARPEQVQIVTQGGVPQIVGGLAASLTRGFGLVCHNDLIALEAWAALAELGLEPGPDVGVAGFDDTGMARFPGVGLTSVNNGTTGFADTAVEMISQRLAGRTARREVVLPTHLIVRRSTLRDQPDRPPRPAQQR; translated from the coding sequence ATGGCGGGCGGATCACGACCGACCCAGGCCGACGTGGCACGCCTGGCCGGGGTGTCACGTCAGACCGTGTCGTTGGTGGTGCTCGACGATCCCCGGGTCTCGCCGCGTTCGCGAGCGGCGGTGACCAGCGCGATGGCCCAGCTCAACTACCGTCCCAATGTGGCGGCCCGGGCCCTGGTCTCGCATCACACGGGGTTCCTGGGGATCGTCTTCAGCGACCTGGCCAACCCCTTCCACGCCGAGTTGGCCGAGGCCCTGCGCGCCGCGGCCGACCGGCTCGGCTTCGTGCCGTTCATCTCGCCGGTGGGCCAGAGCGCCGACGAGGAGAAGGTGGCCATCAACCGCTTCACCGAGATGGCGGTCGACGGGCTCATCCTCGTGTCACCACTGTCCGACAACACGACGCTCGAGGCCCTGGGCGCGCAGGTGCCCACGGTGATCGTCACCCGCAACTCGGGGCCCGCCAATGTCGACCTGGTGCATGCCGACGACCGCGCCAGCGCCGCCCAGGTCACCCAGCACCTGCTGGCGGCCGGCTACGACCCGGTGGTCTTCCTCGGCTATGAGCGCCGCATCGAGGGCGACTCGTCGCTGGCCCGCATCGACGGCTACCGCGCCGCGATGCGCCGGGCCGCGCGCCCCGAACAGGTGCAGATCGTCACCCAGGGAGGCGTGCCGCAGATCGTCGGCGGACTGGCGGCCTCCCTGACGCGCGGCTTCGGCCTGGTCTGCCACAACGACCTGATCGCGCTCGAGGCCTGGGCGGCACTGGCGGAACTCGGCCTGGAACCCGGACCCGACGTGGGCGTGGCCGGGTTCGATGACACCGGCATGGCCCGTTTCCCGGGCGTCGGCCTCACCAGCGTGAACAATGGCACCACCGGGTTCGCCGACACCGCGGTGGAGATGATCTCGCAACGCCTTGCCGGACGCACCGCACGCCGCGAGGTGGTCCTGCCGACGCATCTGATCGTGCGTCGCTCCACGCTGCGCGACCAGCCGGACAGGCCACCGCGTCCGGCGCAGCAGAGATAA
- a CDS encoding alpha/beta fold hydrolase, producing the protein MAIQEVTFPSSNGRDTIYGWIYEPTQPARGVVQIVHGLGEHSRRYLHMITALLDAGFVVAADDHAGHGKTSTESGVWGDTGENGVTTVISDEYSLHKLVRDDHPDLPFFMFGHSWGSMIARGFASAHGATLSGLALCGVAAQIDGVETKLDRVGLDAALAAGPGTASGEEFVGQIFEDFVSRYTDVRTPNDWIALDPDVVADHARDPFNNYYKPMSLRFVHDFVTLYDQVNAPDWYTSIRADLPVLVLAGDQDPVANYGEGAYHVANQLEASGHRDVRTHVYTGYRDEVHNEPQTRADVESELTVFIDGHLQ; encoded by the coding sequence ATGGCCATCCAGGAAGTCACCTTCCCATCGTCCAACGGGCGCGACACCATCTACGGCTGGATCTACGAGCCCACCCAGCCCGCGCGCGGCGTCGTGCAGATCGTGCACGGCCTGGGCGAGCATTCGCGCCGCTATCTGCACATGATCACCGCACTGCTCGACGCCGGATTCGTGGTGGCCGCCGACGACCATGCCGGGCACGGCAAGACCTCCACCGAATCGGGGGTGTGGGGCGACACCGGCGAGAACGGCGTCACCACCGTGATCAGCGACGAATACTCACTGCACAAGCTGGTGCGCGACGACCACCCCGACCTGCCGTTCTTCATGTTCGGCCACTCCTGGGGCTCGATGATCGCCCGCGGCTTCGCCTCGGCCCATGGGGCCACGCTGTCGGGACTGGCCCTGTGCGGCGTGGCCGCGCAGATCGACGGCGTCGAGACCAAGCTTGACCGGGTGGGCCTGGACGCCGCCCTGGCTGCCGGCCCCGGCACCGCGTCGGGTGAGGAGTTCGTGGGCCAGATCTTCGAGGACTTCGTCTCGCGCTACACCGATGTGCGCACGCCGAACGACTGGATCGCACTGGACCCCGATGTGGTGGCCGACCATGCGCGCGACCCGTTCAACAACTACTACAAGCCGATGAGCCTGCGCTTCGTGCACGACTTCGTCACCCTGTACGACCAGGTGAACGCCCCCGACTGGTACACCTCGATCCGCGCCGACCTGCCGGTGCTCGTGCTCGCCGGCGACCAGGACCCGGTGGCCAACTACGGCGAGGGCGCCTATCACGTGGCCAACCAGCTCGAGGCGTCCGGACACCGCGATGTGCGCACCCACGTGTACACCGGATACCGCGACGAGGTACACAACGAGCCCCAGACGCGCGCCGACGTCG
- a CDS encoding sugar phosphate isomerase/epimerase family protein: protein MVDIALDPNMYYASMSTAQTLFKAAELGFDYVELSPNTEFHFWHRCPKADDDFVAGLNKAQKDSGVTVRTLNPVFNWSSPDEQERAAQVRNWRRLLELADQINVREIVSEFSGNPNTPVRCEEQWYKSIFELAPDFEKYGITLSMEAHPYDFVERHDDAYSIVRGTNLDWIGYEFCCPHTFHLDDGVGDVERMITSCAPKLREVHVADTLNHRANDGNRYIVNPPGVDARVHQHSEIGKGEVPFDKVFETLRAVGFDGVLSLCVFGFHEHADEINRRMLERVRSEFGA, encoded by the coding sequence ATGGTTGATATCGCACTTGATCCGAATATGTACTACGCCTCGATGTCGACGGCGCAGACCCTGTTCAAGGCCGCCGAACTCGGCTTCGATTACGTGGAGCTTTCACCGAACACCGAATTCCATTTCTGGCACCGCTGTCCCAAGGCCGACGATGATTTCGTAGCGGGGCTCAACAAGGCCCAGAAGGACAGCGGTGTCACCGTGCGCACGCTCAATCCGGTGTTCAACTGGTCGTCCCCCGACGAGCAGGAGCGCGCCGCCCAGGTGCGCAACTGGCGTCGCCTGCTGGAGCTGGCCGACCAGATCAACGTGCGCGAGATCGTCTCGGAATTCTCCGGGAACCCGAATACCCCGGTGCGCTGCGAGGAGCAGTGGTACAAGTCGATCTTCGAGCTGGCCCCTGATTTCGAGAAATACGGGATCACGCTGAGCATGGAGGCGCATCCCTATGATTTCGTCGAACGCCATGACGACGCCTATTCGATCGTGCGCGGCACGAACCTTGACTGGATCGGCTACGAATTCTGCTGCCCGCACACCTTCCACCTCGACGACGGCGTGGGCGATGTGGAGCGCATGATCACCAGCTGCGCGCCCAAGCTGCGCGAGGTGCACGTGGCCGACACGCTGAACCATCGCGCCAACGACGGCAACCGCTACATCGTCAACCCGCCCGGCGTCGACGCCCGGGTGCACCAGCACAGTGAGATCGGCAAGGGCGAGGTGCCCTTCGACAAGGTCTTCGAGACGCTGCGCGCCGTGGGCTTCGACGGGGTGCTGTCACTGTGCGTCTTCGGCTTCCACGAGCATGCCGACGAGATCAACCGCCGCATGCTCGAGCGCGTCCGGTCAGAGTTCGGGGCCTGA